One part of the Capricornis sumatraensis isolate serow.1 chromosome 13, serow.2, whole genome shotgun sequence genome encodes these proteins:
- the SMIM28 gene encoding small integral membrane protein 28: MRALLGSSWAKFGHAGRGTYEWLTSEPSLPLLETQLQGTQKRSSTREDVEPFLFIFLPATVLLFLAFLLLFLYRHCQTPRPQGQVSGLDFPEHPPAGEVTDFLPGLPWSSEQTSPYSPLPPEAALLSKACSPPSYEEATKDAPGEQALDAGIQCGVGSPGLDKQI; this comes from the exons ATGCGGGCACTGCTGGGCAGCAGCTGGGCGAAGTTTGGCCACGCCGGCCGGGGAACGTACGAGTGGTTAACCAGCGAACCTAGCCTCCCTCTTCTGGAAACTCAGCTGCAG GGCACCCAGAAGAGAAGTTCCACCCGGGAGGATGTGGAGCCCTTCCTGTTCATCTTTCTTCCAGCCACCGTCCTGCTCTTCCTGGCCTTTCTACTGCTCTTCCTGTATCGCCACTGTCAGACCCCTCGGCCCCAGGGCCAGGTTTCCGGCCTGGACTTCCCAGAGCACCCGCCTGCGGGGGAGGTGACCGACTTCCTGCCCGGCTTACCCTGGAGCAGCGAGCAGACCTCCCCTTACTCCCCACTGCCCCCGGAGGCTGCCCTTCTCTCCAAGGCGTGTTCACCGCCCTCCTATGAGGAGGCTACCAAGGATGCTCCTGGGGAACAGGCTCTGGATGCGGGCATTCAGTGTGGAGTGGGTTCACCTGGACTGGATAAGCAAATATAA